In one Mycobacteroides chelonae genomic region, the following are encoded:
- a CDS encoding VOC family protein, whose product MTELFGAHNELHSAQGALKGEHCGRSRNPVIKVADIAWLEFEKPDLQRAEAFASAFGFDTSLRTNEELHLRGSDSTAPCVIVHRGNRSRFLGVAFAAADKADLSRLSTAAGARTRPLPTTIGGKAVDLVDPSGVPVHVVAGMHSLDAFPSQPPHRYNMGHEVHRINAAQRPRREPTTVQRLGHLVMQSTKYLETLNWYLDTLGMIVSDFLYFPGQRGRGPTMSFIRCDRGSIPADHHTLALALGPQNRYVHSAYQVCDLDALAAGGEYLTEQGYFRSWGIGRHIQGSQLFDYWRDPDGFMVEHFTDGDLFDSTLQPGWAPFTASGLAQWGPPASKDFLGTNPKSLPHEAQSIFAALRGDNEFDINRLIGLLKVANS is encoded by the coding sequence ATGACCGAGCTGTTCGGCGCACACAATGAGCTCCACAGCGCGCAGGGAGCCCTCAAAGGCGAGCATTGCGGGCGGTCGCGCAACCCCGTGATCAAGGTGGCCGATATCGCCTGGCTCGAATTCGAGAAACCAGACCTTCAGCGGGCCGAGGCCTTCGCCAGCGCGTTCGGTTTCGACACCTCGTTACGAACCAACGAGGAACTCCATCTGCGTGGCAGCGATTCGACGGCGCCGTGCGTGATCGTGCACCGCGGAAACCGGAGCAGGTTCCTCGGGGTCGCGTTCGCCGCTGCCGACAAAGCGGACCTGTCGCGACTGTCCACTGCGGCCGGCGCACGGACCAGGCCACTGCCGACGACCATCGGCGGCAAGGCGGTCGATCTGGTCGACCCAAGCGGTGTGCCGGTGCACGTGGTGGCTGGAATGCACTCCCTCGACGCGTTCCCGTCTCAGCCTCCGCACCGCTACAACATGGGACACGAGGTTCACCGGATCAATGCCGCCCAGCGCCCGCGTCGGGAACCCACCACAGTGCAACGGCTCGGCCACCTCGTCATGCAGTCGACGAAGTACCTCGAGACGCTGAACTGGTATCTCGACACCCTCGGCATGATCGTCAGCGACTTCCTGTACTTCCCGGGACAACGCGGCCGTGGGCCCACCATGAGCTTCATCCGATGCGACAGAGGGTCGATCCCCGCCGATCACCACACCCTGGCGCTGGCCCTCGGACCACAGAACCGCTATGTGCACTCGGCCTATCAGGTATGCGATCTCGATGCGCTGGCCGCCGGCGGCGAATATCTCACGGAGCAAGGCTATTTCCGGTCCTGGGGAATCGGGCGCCACATCCAGGGTAGTCAGCTCTTCGACTACTGGCGCGACCCTGATGGCTTCATGGTCGAGCACTTCACCGATGGGGACCTTTTCGACTCGACCCTGCAACCGGGTTGGGCACCTTTCACCGCCTCGGGCCTGGCCCAATGGGGACCACCGGCCAGCAAGGACTTCCTCGGCACCAATCCGAAATCCCTACCGCACGAAGCACAGTCGATCTTCGCAGCCCTGCGAGGCGACAACGAATTCGATATCAACCGCCTCATCGGCCTGCTGAAAGTAGCGAACTCATGA
- a CDS encoding TetR/AcrR family transcriptional regulator, with product MSAPLDEPVNRLERRKQRTRAALIQAAQALIAAGKLNVPVLEITQAADVGMGSFYNHFDSKDALFEAAVADVLDSHGALLDQLTASIDDPAEAFACSFRLTGRLFRRRPQESQILLASGLSLMGSDRGLGPRALRDIAAAVAGGRFTVDDPKLAMAVAAGALLGLGKLLQQEPERDDAVAADRVAEDLLRLFGLSAEEARQICKRPLPNLDFA from the coding sequence GTGAGTGCACCGCTAGACGAGCCGGTTAACCGCCTGGAACGTCGGAAACAACGCACCCGCGCAGCGCTGATCCAGGCGGCGCAGGCGCTGATCGCCGCGGGCAAGCTCAACGTGCCGGTCCTGGAAATCACGCAGGCGGCAGACGTCGGAATGGGTTCGTTCTACAACCACTTCGACAGCAAGGACGCGCTGTTCGAGGCCGCTGTGGCCGATGTGCTCGACAGCCACGGCGCACTGCTCGATCAACTCACCGCGTCGATTGACGACCCGGCCGAAGCATTTGCCTGCAGCTTTCGGCTCACCGGCCGACTATTTCGGCGCCGCCCGCAGGAGAGTCAAATCCTGCTCGCCAGTGGCCTCAGCCTCATGGGTTCAGACCGGGGTCTGGGTCCACGCGCATTGCGGGACATCGCCGCCGCGGTCGCTGGCGGCCGATTCACCGTTGACGATCCCAAGTTGGCCATGGCCGTCGCTGCAGGGGCGCTCCTCGGGCTTGGCAAGCTCTTACAGCAAGAGCCCGAACGCGATGATGCGGTGGCGGCAGATCGGGTCGCCGAAGACCTATTACGACTGTTCGGATTGTCCGCCGAGGAGGCGCGTCAGATCTGCAAGCGGCCGCTTCCCAACCTTGACTTCGCTTAG
- a CDS encoding YaeQ family protein: MALSATVFKVELGVSDVDHGYYADHSLTVARHPSETDERMVVRLLAFGLRAHRLSDVDGELTFGPGLSTPAVPDLRLVDYTGRILEWINVGQPDERALGKAASQADRVLLFPFAAGTATWWRTVGPKVAGLSNLSVVQIPHAAVQQLAQTVDRRVSAQVMVIEGQVTMTVSGVDVTFTPEPLE, from the coding sequence GTGGCCCTTTCTGCAACAGTCTTCAAAGTCGAACTTGGCGTCTCCGATGTCGATCACGGTTACTACGCCGATCACTCGCTGACCGTGGCCCGTCACCCCAGTGAGACCGACGAGCGGATGGTGGTGCGGTTGTTGGCTTTTGGGCTTCGCGCACACAGACTCAGCGACGTCGACGGGGAGTTGACGTTCGGGCCAGGCCTGTCCACTCCTGCTGTGCCGGACTTGCGGCTCGTCGACTACACCGGCCGGATCCTGGAGTGGATCAACGTCGGCCAGCCCGATGAACGCGCATTGGGCAAGGCGGCCAGCCAGGCCGATCGGGTGCTGCTCTTCCCATTCGCCGCCGGCACGGCCACCTGGTGGCGCACCGTCGGCCCCAAAGTGGCGGGGCTGTCGAACCTGTCGGTAGTGCAGATTCCGCATGCAGCGGTGCAGCAACTGGCCCAGACTGTCGATCGACGGGTCTCGGCGCAGGTGATGGTGATCGAAGGTCAGGTGACGATGACTGTAAGCGGGGTCGACGTCACCTTCACGCCCGAGCCATTGGAGTGA
- a CDS encoding DUF3297 family protein, whose product MSEDQNTDVPPNHLSIDPRSAFYSEEVLRRDVGIRFNGVEKTNVHEYNVAEGWVRVEVPTAKDRRGNPMVVKLSGTVEPFFR is encoded by the coding sequence ATGTCCGAGGATCAGAACACAGACGTTCCACCGAATCACCTCTCCATCGATCCGCGTAGCGCCTTTTATAGCGAAGAGGTGCTTCGCCGCGACGTGGGTATTCGCTTTAACGGTGTCGAGAAAACCAATGTTCACGAATACAACGTGGCCGAGGGTTGGGTGCGTGTTGAAGTCCCGACCGCGAAGGATCGCCGCGGAAATCCGATGGTCGTCAAGCTCAGTGGCACGGTTGAACCTTTCTTCCGCTGA
- a CDS encoding alpha/beta fold hydrolase, with the protein MTTWKTTPTKTIAVGGTSFAYRELGKPGGVPVVFLHHLTAVLDDWDPRVLDGVAARHHVIAFDNRGVGATGGRVPADIEQMGADAIAFIRALGHERVDLIGFSLGGGVAQMVALQAPRLVRRMVLAGTGPRGGGGIWKMPFIVGGAYAKAFLARKDPRHFLFFPRTPKGKNAADAYFERLAERTSDLDKPISLQAGLAQVRAITSAGLHSGDDLSLIKIPVFVANGDNDLMVASEHSKDMAARLPESRLRIYPDSGHGGVFQYHHDFVTEVVDFLDSSPATS; encoded by the coding sequence ATGACCACTTGGAAGACCACGCCAACCAAGACGATCGCCGTTGGCGGCACTTCGTTCGCCTACCGCGAGCTGGGTAAACCCGGCGGCGTACCAGTGGTGTTCTTGCACCACCTGACCGCCGTCCTCGACGACTGGGACCCGCGCGTCCTAGACGGCGTCGCCGCCCGTCACCACGTGATCGCCTTCGACAACCGGGGGGTGGGGGCAACCGGTGGACGTGTGCCGGCCGACATCGAGCAGATGGGTGCCGATGCGATCGCGTTCATCCGTGCGCTGGGGCACGAGCGTGTCGACCTGATCGGCTTCTCACTCGGTGGCGGCGTAGCCCAGATGGTCGCCCTCCAAGCTCCCCGCCTGGTACGCCGCATGGTGCTCGCGGGCACTGGCCCGCGCGGTGGTGGCGGCATCTGGAAGATGCCGTTCATCGTCGGTGGCGCCTACGCCAAGGCGTTCTTAGCCCGAAAGGACCCGCGTCACTTCCTGTTCTTCCCTCGAACCCCGAAGGGTAAGAATGCGGCCGACGCCTACTTTGAGCGGCTCGCGGAGCGCACGTCGGATCTGGACAAGCCGATCTCCTTGCAGGCGGGCCTCGCGCAGGTGCGCGCAATCACCAGCGCGGGACTGCATTCCGGCGACGACCTGTCACTGATCAAGATCCCGGTCTTCGTCGCCAACGGTGACAACGACCTGATGGTCGCCAGCGAGCACTCCAAGGACATGGCCGCGCGGCTGCCGGAATCGCGTCTTCGGATCTACCCCGACTCCGGCCACGGTGGTGTCTTCCAGTACCACCACGATTTCGTAACGGAGGTGGTCGACTTCCTGGATTCCTCGCCTGCAACGTCCTGA
- a CDS encoding TetR/AcrR family transcriptional regulator, producing MARYHPEHKEATRRRMIETAGQRFKSDGIDGSGIATLVADAGLTNGAFYGHFSSKDDLVATVVAQQLEDQVAVVNSLPAGLESVEAFLREYLSAAHREDLAGGCPSAALLDEIGRCDVVVRKAYTVGASSMIEAIARHLDDGDPQRTSERAIGLFSLLVGSLQAARAVTDTALSDRILAAAFSNAMTLAGASRKPAPPTIRQETQ from the coding sequence ATGGCGAGATACCACCCGGAACACAAGGAGGCGACTAGGCGTCGGATGATCGAGACCGCCGGGCAACGGTTCAAGAGCGACGGAATCGACGGCTCGGGCATCGCGACGCTGGTCGCTGACGCCGGTCTGACCAACGGCGCCTTCTACGGCCACTTCTCCTCGAAGGACGACTTAGTCGCTACGGTCGTTGCCCAACAGCTCGAGGACCAGGTCGCCGTCGTGAACTCGCTGCCCGCCGGGCTTGAGTCGGTCGAGGCCTTCCTCCGGGAGTACCTCTCTGCGGCACACCGTGAGGATCTCGCTGGTGGCTGCCCCTCCGCAGCACTGCTGGATGAGATCGGGAGGTGCGACGTCGTGGTCCGGAAGGCCTACACCGTCGGCGCCAGCTCGATGATCGAGGCGATCGCCCGCCACCTTGATGACGGCGATCCGCAGCGGACGAGCGAACGTGCGATCGGCCTGTTCTCCTTGCTCGTCGGCTCGCTCCAGGCCGCCCGCGCGGTCACCGATACCGCGCTGTCCGACCGCATCCTTGCCGCCGCTTTCAGCAATGCCATGACCCTTGCGGGCGCTTCACGAAAGCCCGCACCCCCAACGATCCGACAGGAAACGCAATGA
- a CDS encoding NADP-dependent oxidoreductase, with protein MKAFIVTHYGPEGLRAAEVPTPSVGPRDVLIDVRAASINPLDKMVRNGEFKQLIRYKRPFILGHDLSGVITKVGAEVRGFKAGDEVYARPRDLRIGAFAEQIAVHADDIALKPASLSFEEAAAVPLVALAAWQALVELADVQPAQKVLVHAGGGGLGSTAIQVAKHLGAYVATTASAKDVDKVRGLGADEVIDFRARDFARVLSGYDVVLDSLGLASLEKSLTVLRPGGLAISVVGPPDPAFAVQLRQPLLRPVMAVLSRKIRRQARKLGVRYSFFFMRASGPQLAILAALYDAGTLRPVLDRTFPFAEMLDAMAYVEQGKANGKIVVSR; from the coding sequence ATGAAGGCATTCATCGTCACGCACTACGGCCCCGAAGGGCTCCGAGCGGCTGAAGTCCCGACGCCGAGCGTCGGACCTCGCGACGTTCTGATCGACGTCCGGGCGGCCAGTATCAATCCGCTCGACAAGATGGTCCGCAACGGGGAGTTCAAGCAGCTCATCAGGTACAAGCGGCCCTTCATCCTCGGCCATGATCTGTCCGGCGTGATCACCAAGGTCGGCGCGGAGGTCCGCGGCTTCAAGGCTGGTGACGAGGTCTACGCCCGACCGCGAGACCTGCGCATCGGCGCCTTCGCCGAGCAGATCGCCGTCCACGCTGACGACATCGCCCTCAAACCCGCCTCCCTGTCGTTCGAGGAAGCGGCCGCAGTGCCCCTCGTCGCGCTCGCCGCTTGGCAGGCCCTGGTCGAGCTAGCCGATGTCCAACCCGCGCAGAAGGTACTGGTCCACGCCGGCGGCGGGGGACTGGGCTCCACAGCCATCCAGGTCGCCAAGCACCTCGGCGCGTATGTCGCGACTACTGCGAGCGCCAAGGACGTCGACAAGGTCCGGGGGCTGGGTGCGGACGAGGTCATCGACTTCAGGGCCCGGGACTTCGCCCGCGTCCTGTCTGGGTATGACGTCGTGCTGGACTCCCTAGGTCTGGCGAGTCTTGAGAAGTCATTGACCGTGCTGCGGCCAGGTGGTCTTGCGATCAGCGTCGTCGGTCCACCGGACCCGGCCTTCGCAGTCCAACTCCGACAGCCTCTCCTTAGGCCCGTTATGGCCGTTCTCAGCCGCAAGATCCGGCGTCAAGCACGCAAGCTGGGTGTGCGTTACTCGTTCTTTTTCATGCGGGCTAGCGGTCCGCAGCTCGCGATACTCGCGGCGCTCTACGACGCGGGCACTCTGCGCCCCGTCTTGGACCGGACCTTCCCGTTCGCAGAGATGCTCGACGCTATGGCCTACGTCGAGCAGGGCAAAGCTAACGGCAAGATTGTGGTGAGCCGATGA
- a CDS encoding alpha/beta fold hydrolase, which translates to MSNNSNDAVITSYARAPTRTIAVGDTRYAYRELGPKGGIPVIFFVHLAATLDNWDPRIIDPIAQNRHVIAFDQRGVGASTGHVPNTLEEAADHAYEFIAALGYETIDVFSFSMGGMIAQDLIVKHPDLVRKLVLTGTGPRGGKDIDKVVGVTYWDILRATLTRSDPKEFLFFNRDAAGKAAGKAFVKRLQERTTDRDQEISIKALLTQLKAIQKFGRSAPSDLSTFIQPTLIANGDHDRMVPTVLSEDLHNRIQGSQLLIYPNSGHGGIFQYHKEFAPAAAEFLAD; encoded by the coding sequence ATGAGCAACAACAGCAACGACGCCGTCATCACCTCGTACGCGCGGGCCCCTACGCGCACCATCGCCGTCGGCGATACAAGGTACGCATACCGCGAACTAGGCCCCAAGGGAGGTATTCCCGTTATCTTCTTCGTCCACCTCGCGGCGACCCTCGACAACTGGGACCCCCGCATCATCGACCCCATCGCACAGAATCGACACGTCATCGCGTTCGACCAGCGCGGCGTCGGCGCCTCCACCGGCCATGTGCCCAACACCCTCGAAGAAGCCGCCGATCACGCCTACGAATTCATCGCGGCACTCGGATACGAGACCATCGACGTCTTCTCCTTCTCGATGGGTGGCATGATCGCCCAGGACCTGATCGTCAAACATCCCGACCTGGTCCGCAAACTCGTCCTGACCGGGACCGGACCACGTGGCGGCAAGGACATCGACAAGGTCGTCGGCGTGACCTACTGGGACATCCTGCGCGCGACATTGACGAGATCGGACCCGAAGGAATTCCTCTTCTTCAACCGCGATGCCGCGGGAAAGGCCGCGGGGAAGGCATTCGTCAAGCGGCTCCAGGAACGCACCACCGACCGGGATCAAGAGATCAGTATTAAGGCGCTGCTGACTCAGTTGAAGGCGATCCAGAAGTTCGGCCGCTCGGCTCCCTCGGACCTGTCGACGTTCATCCAGCCGACGCTGATCGCCAACGGAGACCACGACCGCATGGTCCCCACCGTCCTGTCAGAGGACCTGCACAACCGCATCCAGGGCAGCCAACTGCTCATCTACCCCAACTCCGGTCACGGCGGAATCTTCCAGTACCACAAGGAATTCGCCCCCGCCGCCGCCGAGTTCCTCGCCGACTAA
- a CDS encoding recombinase XerD, with the protein MRGGQCARCVLRGDLDELLRGGDADQAFIAQLIDILCGVDRPESIMTWKRSEKVQELFAGLRCGEITCSHESFDALEPGRHVSHLRGILVHHGLLPRRDERLMVFEGWIEMKLAAICAKSIRGPVEQFARWHHLSRIRTNSTPEGNSDAPVRSAKQEITETIKFLTWLHKTHKRTAATCRQQDVDEYLASGPTTRHLIRTFFIWARKSRINRTVVIGHRVAKTTSTLTQEQRLHWLQELLTGESESLPYRVAGTLLLLYGQLPTRIAALTMESIVVAPEELRISLGTEPAPVPEPFASLIREHLANRPNLRTAGGTVETPWLFPSHRAGNHIDPQSIMHRLRTLGINLHGARNSALQNLVKEAPPPIVAELIGYSYQVAHLHAQKAAQTWSQYAAGTANSKRTIQVRRLPEIH; encoded by the coding sequence ATGCGCGGCGGCCAATGCGCCCGCTGCGTACTGCGCGGTGATCTTGACGAACTGCTACGTGGCGGCGACGCAGATCAGGCGTTCATAGCGCAGCTCATCGATATCCTCTGCGGCGTTGATCGACCTGAAAGCATCATGACGTGGAAACGATCAGAGAAGGTCCAAGAACTCTTCGCCGGGCTGCGCTGCGGTGAAATCACATGCAGCCACGAGAGTTTCGATGCGTTAGAGCCCGGACGGCACGTCTCGCACCTGCGCGGCATCTTGGTTCATCACGGCCTGCTCCCCCGCCGCGATGAACGACTCATGGTCTTCGAGGGCTGGATCGAGATGAAACTTGCCGCTATCTGTGCCAAGTCGATACGCGGCCCGGTTGAGCAGTTCGCCCGATGGCATCACCTGTCCAGGATTAGGACCAACTCCACACCCGAAGGCAATTCCGATGCTCCCGTGCGTTCGGCCAAACAAGAAATTACTGAAACCATCAAATTCCTTACCTGGCTGCACAAAACACACAAGCGCACCGCCGCGACCTGTCGACAACAAGACGTCGACGAATACCTGGCATCGGGACCCACCACCCGACACCTGATCCGCACCTTCTTTATCTGGGCTAGGAAGAGCCGCATCAACCGCACCGTTGTCATCGGCCACCGAGTCGCCAAGACAACATCCACATTGACCCAGGAACAACGTCTGCACTGGCTCCAAGAGCTACTGACAGGGGAATCGGAGTCTCTTCCCTACCGCGTCGCCGGGACGCTGCTGCTTCTCTACGGTCAGCTCCCGACGCGGATCGCCGCGCTCACCATGGAATCGATCGTGGTTGCTCCCGAAGAGCTGCGCATCAGTCTCGGTACCGAACCAGCCCCGGTGCCAGAGCCGTTCGCCTCGCTGATCCGTGAACACCTGGCCAATCGACCTAACCTGCGCACCGCCGGCGGCACCGTGGAAACACCGTGGCTGTTCCCCAGTCATCGGGCCGGAAATCACATCGACCCGCAAAGCATCATGCACCGTCTGCGCACTCTTGGCATCAACTTGCACGGTGCCCGAAACTCGGCCCTGCAGAACCTGGTCAAGGAAGCACCACCGCCCATCGTGGCCGAGCTCATCGGCTACAGCTACCAAGTCGCTCACCTACACGCACAAAAGGCAGCGCAAACCTGGTCGCAATACGCTGCAGGAACGGCCAATAGCAAACGAACAATACAGGTCAGGCGATTACCCGAGATCCATTGA
- a CDS encoding helix-turn-helix domain-containing protein translates to MRREIDYRWRLPELMAVRGMHNSTDLIPYLRERDIDLSASQVYRLVTSKPERVSLKLVSAICDIFGCGPDDLITVTATDAQRRKAASSPNVVEINKSARPRRARVISDDA, encoded by the coding sequence ATGCGACGCGAGATCGACTACCGCTGGCGCCTCCCGGAGCTGATGGCCGTCCGCGGCATGCACAACAGCACTGACTTAATCCCCTACTTACGTGAACGCGATATCGACCTGTCCGCTTCGCAGGTCTATCGGCTGGTGACCAGCAAGCCCGAACGCGTCTCGCTCAAACTCGTCAGCGCCATCTGCGACATATTCGGGTGCGGCCCAGACGATCTGATCACGGTAACAGCCACCGATGCGCAGCGCCGCAAGGCCGCGTCCTCCCCCAACGTTGTCGAGATCAACAAGTCCGCGCGGCCACGCCGCGCCCGAGTGATCAGCGACGATGCCTAG